The Manihot esculenta cultivar AM560-2 chromosome 1, M.esculenta_v8, whole genome shotgun sequence genome has a window encoding:
- the LOC110626384 gene encoding cation/H(+) antiporter 18 gives MASDATESSCPKPMKATSNGVFQGDNPLDYALPLAIIQIILVVLLTRVLAFLLRPLRQPRVIAEIVGGILLGPSALGRNTHYLNSIFPSRSLTVLDTLANLGLLFFLFLVGLELDIKSLHRTGKMALAIAVAGISLPFLLGVGVSFLLRKSISEGVKEAPFLVFMGVALSITAFPVLARILAELKLLTTDVGRMAMAAAAVNDVAAWILLALAIALSGSGHSPLTSLWVLLSGAGFIICCAIIIPPVFKWMASRCHQGEPVNEMYVCATLAIVLAAGFCTDSIGIHALFGAFIIGTLIPKEGPFAGALVEKVEDLVSGLFLPLYFVSSGLKTNVATIRGAQSWGLLVLVISTACFGKIVGTVVVSLFCKIPFQESITLGFLMNTKGLVELIVLNIGKDRKVLNDQTFAICVLMAIFTTFITTPVVIAVYKPAKQAIKADYKHRTIERKDPNTQLRILACFHSTLNIPTIINLIEASRGTEKRQELRVYALHLMELSERTSAILMVHKARNNGLPFWNKLRSDANQVVVAFESFRQLNRVFIRPMTAISAMHDMHEDICTIAERKRAAIIILPFHKHQRLDGTLETTRNEFRWVNRRVLEHAPCSVGILVDRGLGGATHVSARNVSSNVTVLFFGGHDDREALAYGARMSEHPGISLTVIHVTASNDITQQTVKIDITEESSASSESTDRKFLASFKKNSDEGSVKFEERAVNNAREIVEVVKEFSRCNLFVVGRMPEGLVAAVLTEKVECPELGPIGNLLTSHEFATSASVLVVQQYSSSKSQLSSGSSTKVAELPGDDSETG, from the exons atGGCTTCCGATGCAACAGAATCATCATGTCCCAAACCCATGAAGGCTACATCTAATGGGGTCTTCCAGGGGGACAATCCTCTTGATTATGCACTGCCACTCGCCATCATACAAATTATCCTAGTAGTTTTGCTCACTCGTGTTCTTGCTTTTCTACTAAGGCCGTTGCGACAACCGCGTGTCATCGCTGAGATTGTT GGAGGCATTTTGTTGGGACCATCAGCTCTGGGTCGGAACACGCACTATCTGAATAGTATTTTCCCATCCAGAAGTCTCACAGTGTTAGATACTTTAGCCAATCTTggtctccttttctttctgttCCTTGTTGGCCTTGAGCTAGACATAAAGTCCCTTCATCGGACGGGGAAAATGGCTTTAGCCATAGCTGTCGCAGGAATTAGTTTACCCTTTCTGTTAGGAGTTGGAGTATCATTTTTGCTCCGTAAATCAATTTCTGAAGGTGTTAAAGAAGCTCCATTCCTTGTATTCATGGGGGTGGCCCTTTCAATCACTGCTTTCCCTGTCTTGGCTCGTATTTTGGCAGAACTCAAGCTTTTAACTACTGATGTTGGTCGAATGGCAATGGCAGCAGCAGCCGTAAATGATGTTGCAGCATGGATTTTACTTGCACTTGCCATTGCCCTCTCTGGAAGTGGACATTCACCCCTCACATCTTTATGGGTGCTTTTATCTGGGGCTGGATTTATTATCTGTTGCGCAATCATTATCCCACCTGTCTTTAAATGGATGGCAAGTCGTTGTCATCAGGGTGAGCCAGTAAATGAAATGTATGTCTGTGCTACATTAGCTATTGTCTTGGCAGCAGGGTTTTGCACTGATTCTATTGGAATTCATGCCCTCTTCGGTGCATTTATAATTGGAACTCTTATTCCAAAGGAGGGACCGTTTGCTGGTGCTCTTGTTGAAAAAGTTGAAGATCTTGTATCTGGTCTCTTCCTCCCTTTGTACTTTGTCTCTAGCGGATTGAAGACCAATGTAGCCACAATTCGAGGGGCTCAATCATGGGGTTTACTGGTTTTAGTCATAAGCACAGCCTGTTTTGGGAAGATAGTTGGGACAGTAGTTGTCTCTCTTTTTTGCAAAATCCCTTTTCAGGAATCTATAACTCTGGGATTCTTGATGAATACTAAAGGCTTGGTGGAGCTCATTGTCCTCAACATTGGCAAAGATCGAAAG GTCCTGAATGATCAAACATTTGCTATCTGTGTTCTGATGGCTATCTTCACAACCTTTATCACAACGCCTGTAGTTATAGCAGTTTATAAGCCAGCCAAACAAGCGATAAAGGCTGATTATAAGCACAGAACAATTGAGAGAAAAGACCCAAATACTCAGCTTCGAATCTTGGCATGTTTCCACAGTACATTAAACATTCCTACAATTATCAATCTCATTGAGGCTTCACGTGGAACAGAGAAGAGGCAAGAACTCCGTGTCTATGCTCTGCACCTTATGGAGCTCTCTGAGAGAACATCTGCAATCCTTATGGTTCACAAGGCAAGAAATAATGGACTACCATTTTGGAACAAGTTGCGGTCTGATGCCAACCAAGTAGTTGTTGCTTTTGAGTCTTTCAGGCAGCTGAACCGTGTGTTTATTCGTCCAATGACAGCAATCTCTGCAATGCATGACATGCACGAGGATATCTGCACCATTGCTGAAAGGAAAAGGGCTGCAATTATAATCCTCCCATTCCACAAGCATCAGAGGTTAGATGGGACATTGGAGACAACTCGAAATGAATTTCGTTGGGTGAATAGAAGGGTTCTTGAGCACGCTCCATGCTCAGTTGGGATTTTGGTGGATCGTGGGCTTGGTGGAGCCACACATGTATCTGCAAGAAATGTTTCCTCCAATGTAACAGTCTTATTCTTTGGTGGGCATGATGATCGAGAAGCCCTTGCTTATGGAGCAAGAATGTCTGAGCACCCTGGAATCAGTTTAACTGTCATTCACGTCACAGCAAGCAATGATATTACTCAGCAGACGGTCAAAATCGATATAACTGAGGAATCGAGTGCTTCATCGGAATCAACTGATAGAAAATTTCTAGCTAGCTTCAAGAAGAATTCAGATGAAGGCTCCGTCAAATTTGAAGAGAGGGCAGTAAATAATGCAAGAGAAATTGTTGAAGTAGTTAAGGAGTTCAGTCGCTGCAATCTGTTCGTTGTTGGTCGAATGCCTGAGGGTCTTGTGGCTGCTGTTTTGACTGAAAAGGTCGAGTGCCCTGAACTGGGTCCTATAGGAAACCTCCTGACTTCTCATGAATTTGCAACTTCAGCATCTGTCCTGGTGGTGCAGCAATATAGTAGTTCAAAATCTCAACTCAGTTCTGGCAGCTCCACAAAGGTCGCAGAGCTGCCTGGGGATGATTCAGAAACTGGGTAG